A genomic segment from Spinacia oleracea cultivar Varoflay chromosome 3, BTI_SOV_V1, whole genome shotgun sequence encodes:
- the LOC110794110 gene encoding uncharacterized protein isoform X2 — protein MDINHINNNRHGNNNSTITNWEKGLSTITINNMEEDHHRRHRHHHPHPHPHQQHQNHHVHPLLDPVWPTYNNLPTPHPSPPSIIIPPSNNSNNTSSLIIKPTPLQEQVVLEEDDHEFEEEEELGAMKEMMYRIAVMQPVDIDPATIRKPKRRNVRISNDPQSVAARHRRERISEKIRVLQRLVPGGVKMDTASMLDEAIRYVKFLKRQIRQLHPAGSSNNHHPPPVPTLSPSDWPPPPPPSASKAVLIRNNHHHNHEGVIFQHGGKQPTSPRHSHSHSNNPQFKSKTLTLLSPPLSSSPLLSYRWLGLRSRRLRSGNPGKVVCGLWSLVSAGGNSGSRLLGFSRLPPKDERFREAKDLSHLSMMLVETQKNESHKLVYKLWKLVLILPVATTSVERVFSSMTYVKNKLRNKMGDQLLNDSLVTFIEKDLCFLVKDDDVIDRFQNMKTRRVQL, from the exons ATGGACATCAACCACATAAACAACAATCGCCATGGCAACAACAACTCCACCATCACCAATTGGGAGAAAGGTCTAAGTACCATTACCATCAACAACATGGAAGAAGATCATCATCGTCgtcatcgtcatcatcatccACATCCACATCCACATCAACAACACCAAAACCACCATGTTCATCCCTTACTTGATCCGGTATGGCCTACCTACAATAATCTTCCTACACCACACCCATCTCCACCTTCCATTATTATCCCACCTtctaataatagtaataacacCTCATCACTTATCATCAAGCCAACACCTTTACAAGAACAAGTAGTATTGGAGGAAGATGATCACGAGTTTGAGGAAGAGGAAGAGCTAGGAGCTATGAAAGAAATGATGTACCGGATCGCGGTTATGCAACCCGTGGATATTGACCCGGCTACCATCCGTAAACCCAAGAGGAGGAATGTCCGGATCAGTAATGACCCTCAAAGCGTGGCGGCTCGCCATAGGAGAGAGAGGATATCCGAAAAGATACGGGTCCTCCAACGTTTAGTACCCGGGGGTGTTAAAATGGATACTGCTTCTATGCTTGATGAAGCTATCCGTTATGTTAAGTTTCTTAAGAGGCAAATTCGTCAACTCCATCCTGCTGGATCCTCCAATAATCACCACCCGCCACCAGTCCCCACCTTGTCGCCGTCCGACTGGCCTCCTCCTCCGCCACCCTCAGCCTCCAAAGCTGTGCTTATTAGGAATAATCATCACCATAATCACGAGGGGGTGATTTTTCAACATGGag GCAAGCAGCCCACGAGTCCACGACACTCACACTCTCACAGTAACAACCCCCAATTCAAATCTAAAACCCTAACTCTCCTCTCCCCTCCCCTCagctcctctcctctcctctcttatCGGTGGCTCGGGCTTCGGTCGAGGCGGCTGCGCAGCGGAAACCCGGGCAAGGTGGTCTGTGGACTGTGGTCACTGGTCAGCGCCGGCGGCAACTCGGGCAGTCGGCTACTCGGCTTCTCTCGTCTCCCCCCAAAG GATGAAAGGTTCCGAGAAGCGAAGGATCTTAGTCATCTTTCTATGATGCTTGTTGAAACACAAAAGAATGAATCTCATAAATTAGTTTACAAGCTTTGGAAACTAGTATTGATCCTTCCGGTGGCAACGACAAGTGTGGAAAGAGTGTTCTCCTCAATGACTTATGTGAAGAACAAGTTGCGGAACAAGATGGGTGATCAACTCTTGAATGATAGTTTAGTAACATTTATTGAGAAAGATCTTTGTTTTCTAGTTAAGGATGATGATGTAATAGATCGctttcaaaatatgaaaactcgTCGAGttcaattgtaa
- the LOC110794110 gene encoding transcription factor HEC3 isoform X3, giving the protein MDINHINNNRHGNNNSTITNWEKGLSTITINNMEEDHHRRHRHHHPHPHPHQQHQNHHVHPLLDPVWPTYNNLPTPHPSPPSIIIPPSNNSNNTSSLIIKPTPLQEQVVLEEDDHEFEEEEELGAMKEMMYRIAVMQPVDIDPATIRKPKRRNVRISNDPQSVAARHRRERISEKIRVLQRLVPGGVKMDTASMLDEAIRYVKFLKRQIRQLHPAGSSNNHHPPPVPTLSPSDWPPPPPPSASKAVLIRNNHHHNHEGVIFQHGAGKQPTSPRHSHSHSNNPQFKSKTLTLLSPPLSSSPLLSYRWLGLRSRRLRSGNPGKVVCGLWSLVSAGGNSGSRLLGFSRLPPKVDFVDTR; this is encoded by the exons ATGGACATCAACCACATAAACAACAATCGCCATGGCAACAACAACTCCACCATCACCAATTGGGAGAAAGGTCTAAGTACCATTACCATCAACAACATGGAAGAAGATCATCATCGTCgtcatcgtcatcatcatccACATCCACATCCACATCAACAACACCAAAACCACCATGTTCATCCCTTACTTGATCCGGTATGGCCTACCTACAATAATCTTCCTACACCACACCCATCTCCACCTTCCATTATTATCCCACCTtctaataatagtaataacacCTCATCACTTATCATCAAGCCAACACCTTTACAAGAACAAGTAGTATTGGAGGAAGATGATCACGAGTTTGAGGAAGAGGAAGAGCTAGGAGCTATGAAAGAAATGATGTACCGGATCGCGGTTATGCAACCCGTGGATATTGACCCGGCTACCATCCGTAAACCCAAGAGGAGGAATGTCCGGATCAGTAATGACCCTCAAAGCGTGGCGGCTCGCCATAGGAGAGAGAGGATATCCGAAAAGATACGGGTCCTCCAACGTTTAGTACCCGGGGGTGTTAAAATGGATACTGCTTCTATGCTTGATGAAGCTATCCGTTATGTTAAGTTTCTTAAGAGGCAAATTCGTCAACTCCATCCTGCTGGATCCTCCAATAATCACCACCCGCCACCAGTCCCCACCTTGTCGCCGTCCGACTGGCCTCCTCCTCCGCCACCCTCAGCCTCCAAAGCTGTGCTTATTAGGAATAATCATCACCATAATCACGAGGGGGTGATTTTTCAACATGGag CAGGCAAGCAGCCCACGAGTCCACGACACTCACACTCTCACAGTAACAACCCCCAATTCAAATCTAAAACCCTAACTCTCCTCTCCCCTCCCCTCagctcctctcctctcctctcttatCGGTGGCTCGGGCTTCGGTCGAGGCGGCTGCGCAGCGGAAACCCGGGCAAGGTGGTCTGTGGACTGTGGTCACTGGTCAGCGCCGGCGGCAACTCGGGCAGTCGGCTACTCGGCTTCTCTCGTCTCCCCCCAAAG GTTGATTTTGTTGATACAAGATGA
- the LOC110794110 gene encoding uncharacterized protein isoform X1 yields the protein MDINHINNNRHGNNNSTITNWEKGLSTITINNMEEDHHRRHRHHHPHPHPHQQHQNHHVHPLLDPVWPTYNNLPTPHPSPPSIIIPPSNNSNNTSSLIIKPTPLQEQVVLEEDDHEFEEEEELGAMKEMMYRIAVMQPVDIDPATIRKPKRRNVRISNDPQSVAARHRRERISEKIRVLQRLVPGGVKMDTASMLDEAIRYVKFLKRQIRQLHPAGSSNNHHPPPVPTLSPSDWPPPPPPSASKAVLIRNNHHHNHEGVIFQHGAGKQPTSPRHSHSHSNNPQFKSKTLTLLSPPLSSSPLLSYRWLGLRSRRLRSGNPGKVVCGLWSLVSAGGNSGSRLLGFSRLPPKDERFREAKDLSHLSMMLVETQKNESHKLVYKLWKLVLILPVATTSVERVFSSMTYVKNKLRNKMGDQLLNDSLVTFIEKDLCFLVKDDDVIDRFQNMKTRRVQL from the exons ATGGACATCAACCACATAAACAACAATCGCCATGGCAACAACAACTCCACCATCACCAATTGGGAGAAAGGTCTAAGTACCATTACCATCAACAACATGGAAGAAGATCATCATCGTCgtcatcgtcatcatcatccACATCCACATCCACATCAACAACACCAAAACCACCATGTTCATCCCTTACTTGATCCGGTATGGCCTACCTACAATAATCTTCCTACACCACACCCATCTCCACCTTCCATTATTATCCCACCTtctaataatagtaataacacCTCATCACTTATCATCAAGCCAACACCTTTACAAGAACAAGTAGTATTGGAGGAAGATGATCACGAGTTTGAGGAAGAGGAAGAGCTAGGAGCTATGAAAGAAATGATGTACCGGATCGCGGTTATGCAACCCGTGGATATTGACCCGGCTACCATCCGTAAACCCAAGAGGAGGAATGTCCGGATCAGTAATGACCCTCAAAGCGTGGCGGCTCGCCATAGGAGAGAGAGGATATCCGAAAAGATACGGGTCCTCCAACGTTTAGTACCCGGGGGTGTTAAAATGGATACTGCTTCTATGCTTGATGAAGCTATCCGTTATGTTAAGTTTCTTAAGAGGCAAATTCGTCAACTCCATCCTGCTGGATCCTCCAATAATCACCACCCGCCACCAGTCCCCACCTTGTCGCCGTCCGACTGGCCTCCTCCTCCGCCACCCTCAGCCTCCAAAGCTGTGCTTATTAGGAATAATCATCACCATAATCACGAGGGGGTGATTTTTCAACATGGag CAGGCAAGCAGCCCACGAGTCCACGACACTCACACTCTCACAGTAACAACCCCCAATTCAAATCTAAAACCCTAACTCTCCTCTCCCCTCCCCTCagctcctctcctctcctctcttatCGGTGGCTCGGGCTTCGGTCGAGGCGGCTGCGCAGCGGAAACCCGGGCAAGGTGGTCTGTGGACTGTGGTCACTGGTCAGCGCCGGCGGCAACTCGGGCAGTCGGCTACTCGGCTTCTCTCGTCTCCCCCCAAAG GATGAAAGGTTCCGAGAAGCGAAGGATCTTAGTCATCTTTCTATGATGCTTGTTGAAACACAAAAGAATGAATCTCATAAATTAGTTTACAAGCTTTGGAAACTAGTATTGATCCTTCCGGTGGCAACGACAAGTGTGGAAAGAGTGTTCTCCTCAATGACTTATGTGAAGAACAAGTTGCGGAACAAGATGGGTGATCAACTCTTGAATGATAGTTTAGTAACATTTATTGAGAAAGATCTTTGTTTTCTAGTTAAGGATGATGATGTAATAGATCGctttcaaaatatgaaaactcgTCGAGttcaattgtaa
- the LOC110794110 gene encoding transcription factor HEC3 isoform X4, with amino-acid sequence MDINHINNNRHGNNNSTITNWEKGLSTITINNMEEDHHRRHRHHHPHPHPHQQHQNHHVHPLLDPVWPTYNNLPTPHPSPPSIIIPPSNNSNNTSSLIIKPTPLQEQVVLEEDDHEFEEEEELGAMKEMMYRIAVMQPVDIDPATIRKPKRRNVRISNDPQSVAARHRRERISEKIRVLQRLVPGGVKMDTASMLDEAIRYVKFLKRQIRQLHPAGSSNNHHPPPVPTLSPSDWPPPPPPSASKAVLIRNNHHHNHEGVIFQHGAPLLSSLIGGSGFGRGGCAAETRARWSVDCGHWSAPAATRAVGYSASLVSPQRLILLIQDEGYRTFLEKSYFKVTKIICLYVWLV; translated from the exons ATGGACATCAACCACATAAACAACAATCGCCATGGCAACAACAACTCCACCATCACCAATTGGGAGAAAGGTCTAAGTACCATTACCATCAACAACATGGAAGAAGATCATCATCGTCgtcatcgtcatcatcatccACATCCACATCCACATCAACAACACCAAAACCACCATGTTCATCCCTTACTTGATCCGGTATGGCCTACCTACAATAATCTTCCTACACCACACCCATCTCCACCTTCCATTATTATCCCACCTtctaataatagtaataacacCTCATCACTTATCATCAAGCCAACACCTTTACAAGAACAAGTAGTATTGGAGGAAGATGATCACGAGTTTGAGGAAGAGGAAGAGCTAGGAGCTATGAAAGAAATGATGTACCGGATCGCGGTTATGCAACCCGTGGATATTGACCCGGCTACCATCCGTAAACCCAAGAGGAGGAATGTCCGGATCAGTAATGACCCTCAAAGCGTGGCGGCTCGCCATAGGAGAGAGAGGATATCCGAAAAGATACGGGTCCTCCAACGTTTAGTACCCGGGGGTGTTAAAATGGATACTGCTTCTATGCTTGATGAAGCTATCCGTTATGTTAAGTTTCTTAAGAGGCAAATTCGTCAACTCCATCCTGCTGGATCCTCCAATAATCACCACCCGCCACCAGTCCCCACCTTGTCGCCGTCCGACTGGCCTCCTCCTCCGCCACCCTCAGCCTCCAAAGCTGTGCTTATTAGGAATAATCATCACCATAATCACGAGGGGGTGATTTTTCAACATGGag ctcctctcctctcctctcttatCGGTGGCTCGGGCTTCGGTCGAGGCGGCTGCGCAGCGGAAACCCGGGCAAGGTGGTCTGTGGACTGTGGTCACTGGTCAGCGCCGGCGGCAACTCGGGCAGTCGGCTACTCGGCTTCTCTCGTCTCCCCCCAAAG GTTGATTTTGTTGATACAAGATGAAGGGTATAGAACATTTTTGGAAAAATCATATTTCAAAGTCACAAAAATCATCTGCTTATATGTATGGCTTGTTTGA
- the LOC110794110 gene encoding transcription factor HEC3 isoform X5, with protein MDINHINNNRHGNNNSTITNWEKGLSTITINNMEEDHHRRHRHHHPHPHPHQQHQNHHVHPLLDPVWPTYNNLPTPHPSPPSIIIPPSNNSNNTSSLIIKPTPLQEQVVLEEDDHEFEEEEELGAMKEMMYRIAVMQPVDIDPATIRKPKRRNVRISNDPQSVAARHRRERISEKIRVLQRLVPGGVKMDTASMLDEAIRYVKFLKRQIRQLHPAGSSNNHHPPPVPTLSPSDWPPPPPPSASKAVLIRNNHHHNHEGVIFQHGAPLLSSLIGGSGFGRGGCAAETRARWSVDCGHWSAPAATRAVGYSASLVSPQRMKGSEKRRILVIFL; from the exons ATGGACATCAACCACATAAACAACAATCGCCATGGCAACAACAACTCCACCATCACCAATTGGGAGAAAGGTCTAAGTACCATTACCATCAACAACATGGAAGAAGATCATCATCGTCgtcatcgtcatcatcatccACATCCACATCCACATCAACAACACCAAAACCACCATGTTCATCCCTTACTTGATCCGGTATGGCCTACCTACAATAATCTTCCTACACCACACCCATCTCCACCTTCCATTATTATCCCACCTtctaataatagtaataacacCTCATCACTTATCATCAAGCCAACACCTTTACAAGAACAAGTAGTATTGGAGGAAGATGATCACGAGTTTGAGGAAGAGGAAGAGCTAGGAGCTATGAAAGAAATGATGTACCGGATCGCGGTTATGCAACCCGTGGATATTGACCCGGCTACCATCCGTAAACCCAAGAGGAGGAATGTCCGGATCAGTAATGACCCTCAAAGCGTGGCGGCTCGCCATAGGAGAGAGAGGATATCCGAAAAGATACGGGTCCTCCAACGTTTAGTACCCGGGGGTGTTAAAATGGATACTGCTTCTATGCTTGATGAAGCTATCCGTTATGTTAAGTTTCTTAAGAGGCAAATTCGTCAACTCCATCCTGCTGGATCCTCCAATAATCACCACCCGCCACCAGTCCCCACCTTGTCGCCGTCCGACTGGCCTCCTCCTCCGCCACCCTCAGCCTCCAAAGCTGTGCTTATTAGGAATAATCATCACCATAATCACGAGGGGGTGATTTTTCAACATGGag ctcctctcctctcctctcttatCGGTGGCTCGGGCTTCGGTCGAGGCGGCTGCGCAGCGGAAACCCGGGCAAGGTGGTCTGTGGACTGTGGTCACTGGTCAGCGCCGGCGGCAACTCGGGCAGTCGGCTACTCGGCTTCTCTCGTCTCCCCCCAAAG GATGAAAGGTTCCGAGAAGCGAAGGATCTTAGTCATCTTTCTATGA
- the LOC110794107 gene encoding zinc finger CCCH domain-containing protein 38 produces the protein MSGSSKRRHSKWDNKDSEALPEDFYDRAQTRRPREPLSPGRGSRRHDSRSKESTMTWDREGNCTQISPGLDEWRPRHSSRSPRNGWSRSHRTSQSRSRSRSRSQSPAPNFRREPTSIDRSRSRSGVSAQICRDFAAGRCRRGNSCHFLHQDEVYDNRRLDCSSPDDWESRRQRTGSSRYSPDDTKDSAIRTEKSAHICSEFLKGRCRRGDSCRYVHDDSAVDVFEKGAVEDVYRNRNHDLRSRDIYPDHEHRSRDSYRDLDHRRRDTYTERNHEFEPPKRGETPCKFFAAGNCRNGNRCKFSHQVQESFSPDSRRSRGDRRYPDHKSEGGQVWDGPKWSDATTVSAVQGRVEDKNGKKEANNTVRNQGDERGPDHKYEGDRAWDGPSWSDVTTVPNVPAVHGWEEDKNKIAEVAKDVTRLRPGDDCWNHDMHDIKQQEDTSSSISKPEIQDKKQPLEWTMENNVPDMGLSAPRNTEYFSGDIEISPRGIKQQGVNSSTSQTPSISSSVYPSVQKDVTGDASYEKHHQAELQKQKVFHDPSAEQNPNYKDNKSMLYSGERRDIVLDHDGSCMIQNQPLNIPPQGQGIFQHGQSVNVHPMSTVSPPLGQSQPLFPSYPPPGQSQPSFPSYPPPGQSQPSLPSHPPPGQSHPSLPSHPPPGQSQPSLPSHPPPGQSHPSLPSHPPPGHGHNQPSLPTHPPPGQSQLSLPSYGLPLHPPPGQSQLSLPPQPPRGETMQVSHDPSSAFLENIVAVADGSHVVSLASSAIAPVSSTEHSTVSNEQLAQLSHLTASLTQLLENRQQSSQFSTAVTPHGLSNLPDIAAAHVPSVSAAIIHANQGPEVLKPYDPVCNTIETKIPNLGNHLLPSVDQKISNNKIQHEGGIVAASKDEKNGKTTAEGTNKAPENGRQDTGDDDGGDDDKKLKDTKGLRAFKFALAEFVKEILKPSWKDGQVSKDAYKTIVKKVVDKVMETLGPQIPQTKEKIDMYLSCSKPKIEKLVQAYVGKHQKS, from the exons ATGAGTGGAAGTAGCAAGAGACGTCATTCTAAGTGGGACAATAAAGATTCTGAAGCATTACCTGAAGACTTTTATGATAGGGCTCAGACACGGAGG CCTAGAGAGCCTCTTTCACCTGGTAGAGGTTCACGAAGACATGATAGTCGCAGCAAAGAGAGCACAATGACATGGGATAGAGAAGGAAATTGCACACAAATATCTCCTGGACTAGATGAATGGAGACCACGGCATTCAAGTCGGTCACCGAGGAATGGTTGGAGCCGATCTCACAG GACTAGTCAGAGCAGAAGCAGGAGTAGGAGCCGGAGCCAGAGTCCAGCTCCTAACTTTAGACGAGAGCCTACCTCGATTGATAGGAGTAGAAGCAGATCTGGAGTTTCAGCACAAATATGCAGAGATTTTGCTGCTGGAAGATGCAGGAGAGGGAACAGTTGCCATTTTCTTCACCAGGATGAAGTGTATGATAATAGGAGGCTGGACTGCAGTTCACCAGATGATTGGGAAAGTAGACGTCAAAGGACTGGAAGTTCAAGATATTCTCCAGATGACACTAAGGACAGTGCCATAAGGACTGAAAAGTCTGCCCACATCTGTAGCGAATTTTTGAAGGGCAGGTGTAGAAGAGGCGATTCATGCAGGTATGTACATGATGATTCTGCTGTTGATGTATTTGAGAAAGGAGCTGTTGAAGATGTCTACAGGAACCGGAATCATGACCTCCGAAGTAGAGATATCTATCCTGATCATGAGCACAGAAGTAGGGATTCCTATCGTGATCTTGACCACAGACGAAGGGATACCTATACTGAACGGAATCATGAATTTGAGCCTCCTAAGAGAGGTGAGACTCCATGCAAGTTTTTTGCTGCTGGAAATTGTCGGAATGGAAATCGTTGCAAATTTTCTCATCAGGTTCAGGAAAGTTTTAGTCCGGATAGTAGGAGGTCTCGAGGTGATAGGCGCTACCCAGACCATAAATCTGAGGGTGGCCAGGTTTGGGATGGTCCAAAATGGAGTGATGCAACTACTGTTTCAGCAGTGCAAGGTCGGGTAGAGGACAAGAATGGAAAGAAAGAAGCCAATAATACAGTGAGAAATCAAGGTGATGAGAGGGGTccagaccataaatatgaggGTGACCGAGCTTGGGATGGTCCAAGTTGGAGTGATGTTACTACAGTGCCAAATGTTCCTGCAGTGCATGGCTGGGAAGAGGATAAAAATAAGATTGCAGAAGTGGCGAAAGACGTAACTAGATTAAGACCTGGGGATGATTGTTGGAACCATGATATGCACGACATAAAACAACAAGAAGATACATCATCTAGTATAAGCAAACCTGAGATCCAGGATAAAAAGCAGCCACTTGAGTGGACAATGGAAAATAATGTTCCTGACATGGGTCTTTCTGCACCAAGAAATACAGAATATTTTTCTGGTGATATTGAGATTTCTCCGAGGGGTATCAAACAGCAGGGTGTAAACTCTTCAACTTCACAAACTCCATCCATTTCCAGCAGTGTCTATCCCTCAGTTCAAAAAGACGTGACTGGAGATGCTTCATATGAGAAGCATCACCAAGCTGAACTCCAGAAACAGAAAGTATTTCATGATCCTTCTGCTGAGCAGAATCCCAATTATAAGGATAATAAATCTATGTTGTATTCTGGGGAGAGGAGAGATATTGTTCTAGATCATGATGGTTCATGTATGATTCAGAATCAGCCATTAAATATCCCACCACAAGGGCAGGGCATTTTCCAGCATGGTCAGAGTGTCAATGTTCACCCTATGTCGACCGTAAGTCCTCCTCTAGGACAAAGTCAGCCGTTATTCCCTTCATATCCTCCACCTGGACAAAGTCAGCCGTCATTCCCTTCATATCCTCCACCTGGACAAAGTCAGCCGTCACTGCCTTCACATCCTCCACCTGGACAAAGTCATCCGTCACTGCCTTCACATCCTCCACCTGGACAAAGTCAGCCGTCACTGCCTTCACATCCTCCACCTGGACAAAGTCATCCGTCACTGCCTTCACATCCTCCTCCTGGACATGGACATAATCAGCCGTCACTGCCTACACATCCTCCACCTGGACAAAGTCAGCTGTCACTCCCTTCATATGGACTCCCTTTACATCCTCCCCCTGGACAGAGTCAGCTGTCACTCCCTCCACAGCCTCCCCGAGGAGAGACAATGCAAGTTTCACATGATCCATCATCGGCCTTTCTGGAAAACATAGTTGCTGTTGCTGATGGGTCTCATGTAGTCAGTTTAGCTTCCTCTGCAATTGCTCCAGTATCTTCTACTGAACATAGCACAGTAAGCAATGAACAACTGGCACAACTATCCCATCTCACTGCTTCTCTGACCCAACTACTTGAAAACAGGCAGCAGAGTTCACAGTTTTCTACTGCTGTTACTCCCCATGGCTTGTCTAACCTGCCCGACATAGCAGCAGCACATGTCCCTTCGGTTTCTGCCGCTATAATCCATGCAAATCAAGGTCCTGAAGTATTAAAGCCATATGATCCTGTATGTAATACCATTGAGACAAAGATCCCTAACTTGGGCAATCACCTGTTGCCTAGTGTTGATCAGAAAATCTCTAATAATAAAATACAGCATGAGGGTGGTATTGTTGCAGCATCCAAGGATGAGAAAAATGGCAAAACAACAGCTGAAGGTACAAATAAGGCACCGGAAAATGGTCGTCAGGATACGGGTGACGATGATGGAGGTGATGATGATAAAAAACTGAAGGATACGAAGGGACTTCGTGCATTCAAGTTTGCATTAGCGGAGTTTGTTAAGGAGATTTTAAAACCTTCATGGAAGGATGGTCAAGTTAGCAAAGATGCCTACAAGACAATAGTGAAAAAAGTGGTTGACAAAGTTATGGAGACACTAGGGCCTCAGAttcctcaaacgaaagagaaaatTGACATGTACCTCTCATGCTCGAAACCAAAGATTGAAAAACTTGTACAG GCGTACGTGGGGAAACATCAAAAAAGCTAA